The nucleotide window GACCGTGCGCGGATCGGCCAGATCGCGGTAGTAGCGGCCGACCTGATCGCACAGCAGCAGACCCTTGTAGACGATGGTGCGTGCCGACATCGACGGCACGAAGTATTCCTTGCCGTGCTTGAGCTTGAGCGCCTGAATGCGGTGGCTTGCGGTCTTGCGGATGACGTACAGCTTACGTTCGAGCGCGTCGGTCACCATGATGTCCTGACCGCGACCGATGAAGATCTGACGGATCACCGGCTCGGTGGCCTTCACGTTCGGCGACATCGGCATGTCGCGATCGATGGCGACATCGCGCCAGCCCAGCACGACCTGACCTTCGGCCTTCACGGTGCGCTCGAGCTCTTGTTCGCAAGCGAGACGCGACGCGTGTTCCTTCGGCAGGAAGATCATGCCCACGCCATACTCGCCGGCCGGCGGCAGCGTGACGCCCTGACGGGCCATCTCTTCGCGGTAGAACTGATCGGGAATCTGGAGCAGGATGCCGGCACCGTCGCCCATCAGCGGGTCGGCGCCCACGGCGCCCCGGTGATCGAGGTTCTCGAGGATCTTCAGACCCTGCTCGACGATGGCGTGACTCTTCACACCCTTGATATGGGCCACGAAGCCGACACCGCAGGCGTCGTGTTCATTGGCCGGGTCGTACATGCCCTGTGCGTCCGGCGCCACGTACGCCTCACCCGGCAGCGCTGCTGCCGTCGCAATCGGTTGCTGTTTCTTTTCCACGAGTTACACCGTCTCTTGGCGAGGCCGCCGCGCGCATGTTCGTCACGGTCGGCCGGGTTAAGTGGGGGTTGGCCGGGCAGGCCAGACTGCGGTGTCGCACGCGTCGAAGATCATTCTCGAGTGTCGCCACAGGTACCGACTCAGTGCGCACGGTTTTGCGCATCGCACCAATCGGCCGAAGTTGGAATATACGCTATGAAATTCACAATGACAAAATATTTTAATGGGGTCAGATTCCAATTAACGACCGCACCAAAAGAAGGCTTATTTTTATTGGGGTCAGATTGTTTTCATCAATTTGATCACCGTCATAAATTTGTTGAATTTCAAGCAGTTGAGGGAGATTGGCGAACCCGGACGGGTTCGCCGATGGGGAGATTCAGCAGGAGATCAGAGCAGATCGGAGGCCAACTTGCGGGGACGGCCACGCGTGAGTGGACTCACTCGACGATTCGCCGCCAGTGACATTCTCGCCAGATATTCGGGGCCGCCAAGCAGCCACCCCTTCTGCGTGGCTGTACGCAGCGCGTCAACCTCGTAGGGCGGCAGCGGAACTGAGAACCCCTCCGCGTAGGTACGTTGACGTTCGAACGGCGTATTACCGAGTGACCAATACAGCGCGTGATCGGTCACGAGGCTATCGACCGTCAGGCCTACGTGATGGTTGTAGCTCGACCACACGTAGTTGCCCGGGGCGTCGGCCAGCCCGGCGCGCACCGGGTTGAGTTCGACATAACGGCTCGCGAGCAGCAGATAGTGCTCGGCTTCGATGACCGTCGCCCGGTAGCGCCCTTCCCACAAGGTGCCGGTGCGCTGGTGCCGCCGGTTGAAGTACAGCACGTAATAGCGGCCGACCGCCTGAAGCGTGGCGGGCAGGCTGCGCTCGTCGGCCGGCGTCGCGACCAGATGGAGATGGTTCGGCATCATGCACCACGCGTGAATCGCCAGCCCGTGCGCTCGCGCAGCTTCGCGCAGACGGTCATGGAATACACGCCGGTCTTCGTCGTCCACGAAGATGGCTTGCCGGTTGTTGCCGCGCAGAATCACATGCTGCGGCTGACGGGGAATAAAGAGTCGCGGTAATCGGGCCATGCGAATTCAAATGTAAAGCTTTAAAGCTCGATATCACGATTCGCGAGGCAGTTTCGACAGCAAAAACCTCTTTAAATACTGATATCTAGCCAATTCCCTTTGATTCGTACAAAAACTCTAGATTCGACGATTGCGCCCAGAGTCCACCAGCGCATAATGCATCGAAAAATAAATAAATAATCTTGGGAGGATAGACAAATGACAACTCGGACCTACCGGTCCGCAGCGTGCTTTTGCGCGCTCGGTATCGGCATATCACTGGCGTCCACCAGCGCCACTGCACAACAAGCCGGCGACAACGTCGTCAACCTCGGGTGGTTTCACATCGCGCCGCAAGACTCCAGCAAGCCGATGACCACCAGCACCAATCAGGACGGTCTCACCCCAACGCTCGTGCCGGCGAACTTTACCTCACCGGGCTCCGGCGCGAAGGTTAGCAATGCCGACACGCTCGGGCTCGTCATCACCCACTTCATCACCGACAACATCGCCTTGCAAACGGTGGCCGGGGTTCCTGCCAAATTCAAGCTCACCGGCCAAGGCGTGATTGCACCCCC belongs to Pandoraea norimbergensis and includes:
- a CDS encoding transposase; protein product: MARLPRLFIPRQPQHVILRGNNRQAIFVDDEDRRVFHDRLREAARAHGLAIHAWCMMPNHLHLVATPADERSLPATLQAVGRYYVLYFNRRHQRTGTLWEGRYRATVIEAEHYLLLASRYVELNPVRAGLADAPGNYVWSSYNHHVGLTVDSLVTDHALYWSLGNTPFERQRTYAEGFSVPLPPYEVDALRTATQKGWLLGGPEYLARMSLAANRRVSPLTRGRPRKLASDLL